The DNA window TATCAGAGTGGAATGAGGCGTTCTTCAGCCGCTCCATTTTTACGCAGCTTAATATGGCTTTTATTAAGAGTGCTCCGTTCTTTGGCAGCGGGGCCGACAGGTTCCGAGATTATGCGCCCCTTATCTCTGAGCAGTACAATTTGGGCCTAGGAAGCTGGGTCGATAATGCAAATAACCTCTATCTCGGAATAGTTTCGGAGCTCGGTATCTTCGGCGTAATTGCAGCACTCCTTGCTGCCTATGGGCGAAGAGTGTTGAGGGCAGGGCCGCGCCTTGCAGGTGCTGCGTTAGCTACATTGGGGATAATCTTTATAACTGGACCGCACGTTGACTTTCCAGAGGTGCTGGTTTTGGTAGCGCTTGTTTTGGCGTTATGTACAGAGGCTACAAGCTTATCTCGATTGACTCGTGTCGGTGTGGTCGCTCTGTTTGTTGCGGGAGCTTTTGGAGCTATGGTGCACGAAAGTGGGGTCTACGGCTGGCGAGTACGTGAGGAGCAGAGTGAGAGGATACTGGTGCGGTGGCTTACGCACAATGCAAGGATAAATCTTCCGTGCAAACAGATAGCAGGGGGCTCTGAGGCCGTTATTACCCTGCGCGCTAAATATATACCGAGCTCAGCCCCCCTTAAAGTAACGGTATCCACAGGGAGCGATGCTGGCAAAGATGAGCAGACCCTTGAGCTTCGCTCTAGTCAGGATTCTCAGGTAAGGGTGCGCTGTGCCGAACTTAGCAAGGAGGTTGGTGTTGCGGTATTGACCCGCCCAGCCTGGAGCCCCTACCGCGCATCGCCAGGAAGATCCAACGATCGGCGGATCTTGGGGGTGGAGCAGGTTCTTGACTAAATAATAAGGGCTCTTCGGATTTTCGAGCGGGTAAATTTCCTGAATAGATAGCTCTGGTAACATGCAAGTGCACACCTTTAAAACGTTAGATCATATCGATCTTGTTGGAGCATTGAGATCTTTGGCTTCCGCAACTATTAGGCGAAGCGCTGGGAGCGCCATTCTCTAAAACGGCTAGGTATAAATGCTCAAGAAGGCGATCTTTTTTATGGCCGGCTAGATACCTTCGTCCGTGCGCCCACAACGCAGTAAATCAGAATTGTATAAGTCCGTTTTCGCCGAGTTCGCATTGGTAAGTCACATTGGTACGAGGTCACGACCATTAAGTTAAGGACTCAAGCGCCCACAAATCGTATTTAGTTACCCTGCGATCAAGCTGAAATTAAGCCTGATTAGAGTGCGGCTATGCTGCCCACCTCTCTTAACTTAATGGCCGTGGGTACGGGGTTACTTTTGGTTGTAAAAGAAGAGGGGGAAGAAGGATGCTTCTATATCTTAATAGGACCGGGAAGAGGAGGAGTACAAAAAGAACTTCAATGTTGAGGATAAGTGCTCCAGAAAGCATGAGAGCAAGGATAACCCATACTCTGAGAATTTGTTCCTCTCTATGTTTATCCATAAGGACAAATATCTGCTCCATAAGAAAAGGAAAGAGGAGGATATAATCATGAGACCATGCGTATGGTGCAAAAAATAGAGAGAGGGGAACGACTCGCAGCAGGATAGTATTAGCGAGATCTTTCTCTTGGCACCTAAGCGCAACTACTGCTCCAAAAAAAATGCCAAGCCCGACTCCAATTCCTCTCAGTGATGAGAAGTTACATAGATGTGCCAAGATATCGAAGAGCGAAGAGGAGATAATCTGAGTGTCTGCGGCACCATGAGGAGAATTAAAGACCCGTGTCACTATAAACTGAAAATCGAATGGAAAAAGTGTGTAAGAGAGCCCGCCCTGAAGGAGGGCACCTAGGAGTAGTCCAATGAGTAGTTTGATTCTTCGATGACGTATAATTTCTACCAATAAAAAACCATACAGAGCGCACCAGAGATGTGGTTTTATTAACATGATAGAAAAAAAAGATCCCGCAAGAAGCGATCTTCCCTGCGACAAAAATCGAAGGCCCGCGAGTACGCTAATAAAAGGAATCCAGCTGAGTTGAACGAAGAAGATTCCTTTAATAAGTGGCACGAATGCTATAGAAAAAAAGAGCGCCTTAGATGGAGACATCCAGGGAGGCTTTACAGAGACCGTATCAAGTGAATTAAGGAGCGCTTTAAGCGACCCCACGATGCTCACAAAAAGGAGCGCGATAAGCGATCCTGTAAAGGGGAGAGACCCAAGGATGTAAAAGAAATAGAGGCTCCAAGGAGGGTAGGGGAAGGGAACTACTACTTTATCTAGAGGATACCCGATACTGATGAGCGCTGATTGATATTGCTCTAGGTCGTAGGGATTGCCTCCGTTGTGAAGGAGAAGGCCTACCGCATAGAAGAAGTAAAAATCATAAAAAAGCATACGCGAACAATATAGGAGGTTTAAATTGGCGCAGCAATTAATTTTATTTCTTTTACTTAGCTAAAGGATAAAGGATAGGAAAACCAATCGCTTTTTTAAATAATTGGTACGGGAGTACTACCATTAAGTTAAGGACTCAAGCACCCACAAGTGGTATTTAGTTCCCTCGCCACCAAGCTGAAATTAAGCCTGATTAGAGTGCTGCTATTCTGCCCACCTCTCTTAACTTTAGTGATAATTGGGATAATTGGTGCGGGGTTACTTCTGGCCCATCAACCGCGCAACATCGTTTCACCACAATTCATAACTCTCAGATAGGAAGGTTGCCGATCTATTGCCCTAGTTTTGCTATTAACCAAGCTCTGGGGAGTGTGTTTTGCAGCGGATCCAGATCTTAATGAGTCGGACAGCCATAGCTCCGATCTTATTACCAGCCCCTAGCAAGATTAGGGCTGGTTTAATCAGCCGCAAAACAGCGCTGTATGTAACTAGGTATAATATTCGCTGAGTTGTAATGCACGCAGGAAAAGGTCCAGGTGGAAAGGGCTAAATCCAGCTTCTGTTAAGCCACCTGTGCTTAACCTCAAAAATATTACCAATAAAAAATAGATCGGGGGCTTCCCCTCCGAGCTACAACTCACCAGTAGGATATAGAAATAGTGCACAATCACCGCCGGTAATCCTAAAGAAATCCTTCTAATCTGCCGACCAAAAAAATATGCTGGTCGTAGGGAGATGATTCTATGAGCACACTAGAGAACAAAAAGGGCCCCGGGGCTGAAGGGCCTAGCAACCTTGCAGCTGCGAATCTGCCATCAGGCGAGCGGCCTTGGGAGGTAGTAGCCAAGGAGCTTGGCAGGAACTTTCTTGGGCCCGCTGATTGGAGGAGCGGGTTTAACGTGGACGTGGGCGTGGTTCCACCGATACCAAACTCCCTCACCCAAGCGCTATTAAACTCAGATTGTCCGATAGAGCCCGGCAAGCAAATTAAGGATACGCACATTCTTGTTCTTATTCCTAAGATGGTTAATGGAGAAGAGTACAGTGCGCTTAAGTTGTACGAGCTTTGTTCTACAAAAAAGGGCCCTGGGAATAAGTTGGTTGATGAGCGTTATGGTTCATGGAAGGAGCAATCATGGGCATCCATTAAGCAAATTGTAAGTGAGTGGGTGCTGATATCGAAGAGAGATCCTGATCCGAGTAATGTTTCTACCGAGAGGCACTTTAGGGATAAAAATATAGCGCAGCAAGATAAGGTGCATAAGACATACTACCCCGAGTACCGGGAGGTAAGGGCGGTAGAGCTTATGACAGCGGTGTTACTGTTCGATCTGGTTATGGTTAATCAAGAGAGATTGTTGCGCGACTGCTTGCTTCGCTGCGAAGAACCAAATGCTTCTGGCGGCCGCGTCTGCGTCGGCACTTTTAATCATGGCTTGGGGGCCCGCGATTTCAGCGGCGTCAGCGCCAATGTCCTTGGTAATGACTATTACCGCATCGGTCGAGCTCTTGCCCGGGAGTTAAAAACTTGATGCGCGGTTCTTGGATTATTGCCCCCCTCCGAGCTGCAACTATAAGGATAAGCCCTGGGAGCACCGTTCTCCAGCGTCAAGTCTCACCAAATAGGGCATTGAGCTGCCGCAGATTGCTAAAGAGGTAGCAAGGTACCTCTTAATTAGATTTGTTTTATTGGCTTGCCTTGGGCCAGCATGAAAAATGCTGAGTTTCTATGATTTTAGCCATTCGCTTAATCATGATTCGATATTGTCTGCCA is part of the Pseudomonadota bacterium genome and encodes:
- a CDS encoding glycosyltransferase 87 family protein is translated as MLFYDFYFFYAVGLLLHNGGNPYDLEQYQSALISIGYPLDKVVVPFPYPPWSLYFFYILGSLPFTGSLIALLFVSIVGSLKALLNSLDTVSVKPPWMSPSKALFFSIAFVPLIKGIFFVQLSWIPFISVLAGLRFLSQGRSLLAGSFFSIMLIKPHLWCALYGFLLVEIIRHRRIKLLIGLLLGALLQGGLSYTLFPFDFQFIVTRVFNSPHGAADTQIISSSLFDILAHLCNFSSLRGIGVGLGIFFGAVVALRCQEKDLANTILLRVVPLSLFFAPYAWSHDYILLFPFLMEQIFVLMDKHREEQILRVWVILALMLSGALILNIEVLFVLLLFPVLLRYRSILLPPLLLQPKVTPYPRPLS